The genomic DNA ATAAAATTCAAGGAATCGGTGCTGGTTTTGTACCTAAAATTCTTAATACAAAAATATATGATGATATAATAGCTGTAAATACAGATGAAGCCTTTGAATATGCGCGGCGAGCAGCCCGTGAAGAAGGTATTCTTGGCGGAATATCCTCTGGTGCTGCTATATATGCAGCATTAGAAGTTGCTAAAAAACTAGGAAAAGAGAAAAAAGTATTAGCGATTATTCCTAGTAACGGGGAACGTTATTTAAGTACACCTCTTTATCAGTTTGAAGCAGAATAAAATAAACAAAATGTCGTTTACAGGAATTGATGAAGCCATCAGTTCCTGTTTTTTGTGGTGCGCCCGGCATGCGCATGAACTATAGGGTGCAAGTCCCGAACCCCGAAGACAGAAGTAGAGGTTAGCCAAGAGCAAGGGTGTCCGTGGTGACATGGAATCTGAAGGAAGCTGGAGGCAAAACACCGATCCGAGGAACACGAATCTCATACAAGGCTAGATATGATTGAGTGAGTTTGCCAAACAAAATAAAGCTCTTTCTGTCGAAGGTCATATCAAGTAAATGAGGCGGATAGATGGTGTGAAAGTGGATGCGCTTACCCGGGGAGGTCTGACAAGGGTTATTGAATTAACAATGGTATTAGTGATAATCCAATGAATTGTGAGGAGTCAGCAGACGCCATAGTAGTTTCTAAGGAAATGAAGGGCTGAACAATCTTACCGAATTCCTTGAAAAGGACTTAGGACTCACGATAAACCAGAAGAAAAGTAAAGTGTGTGGGGCGACATCGGCCAGATTCCCAGGATTTAACATACAAAATTTAATGGGAAAGTGAATTGCCGACCTAGTAGGTCGGCGAAACGAAAATTTAAAGATAAGCTAAGGAAACTAACGAGTCGAAAACGACCAGGAACATTCCACGAAATAATTACAAAGATAAATCAAACGACAACAGGATGGATTAACTATTATGGTATCTCAAATATGAAATCATTCATAAAAGATATTCAACAGTGGTTACATCATCGATTAAGACAATTGATATGGAAGCGTTGGAAGCTAGTACGTACAAAGTACAAAATGCTTCGTAAATATGGAATTAATCATGAGGATGCGATGAAATTAGCCAATACCCGTAAAGGATATTGGTGAGTATCACTTAATGACATCATCCATCGTGCCATACCAAATGAAAAGCTCAGAAAATGGGGATTAAAAGATTTGTCCACACTCTATGAGCTTCGATACTTAAAAGGTTGAACCGCCGTATACGGAACCGTACGTACGGTTGTGTGAGAGGTCGACTAATCAATTAATGATTAGTCTCCTACTCGATTAGTTTCCAAAAGAGTAAATATTGTTTTATTCTTGAATGTATACTTTTAATACTGTAAAACAGTAATATAAGATTAACCTAGGGGGTTCCATAATGGATAACAACGTGATGAAGTGTGGATCATACACACTCGACTATCAAAAGAAAACAATTCTAATGGGCATATTGAATATAACACCAGACTCTTTTTTCAGATGGTGGAAAATTCAATCATATAGAAAAAGCGGTAAAACGAGCAATTGAAATGGTAGAAGCGGGTGCTGATATTATTGATATTGGAGGCGAATCGACTCGGCCTGGGTCAGAAAAAGTAACGGCGGAGGAAGAACTTTCAAGAGTAATTCCAGTTATAGAAGCTATCGCTGACAAGGTAAATGTCCCTATCTCCATTGATACATATAAAGGAAAAGTAGCTAAAAGAGCAATCGAAGCAGGTGCTCATATAATTAATGACTTTTGGGGGGCAAAGGCTGATTCAAATATGGCTGAAGTTGCAGCAGAAAGCAACGCTCCTATTATTTTAATGCATAACCGTCACAATCGTCATTACAAACACTTTATTCGAGATGTGTTTAATGATTTGTTTGAAAGTATTTCATTAGTGAAACAAGCAGGTGTAAAGGATGACAACATAATATTAGATCCTGGTATTGGTTTTGCCAAAAACACTCAAGAGAATCTTGAAATGATGCGAAACCTAGATAAATTGGTTGCCATCGGGTACCCGGTTTTATTAGGAACATCTCGAAAGTCAATGATTGGCAATATTCTTGATTTACCAGTTACAGAACGAATAGAAGGAACAGCGGCTACTGTTTGTTATGGTATTCAAAAGGGTTGTCAAATCGTTCGTGTTCATGATGTGAAAGAAATGGGGCGTCTTGTGAAAATGATGGATGCTCTTATTGGAAAGGATAAATCTAATGGAAAAAATATATTTAAATAAAATGGAGTTTTATGGTTACCATGGTGTGTTTCCTCAAGAAACACATCTTGGTCAACGCTTTTTTGTCGATTTAACAATTGAAATGAATTTGAAATCTGCCGGTCAAAGTGACAGGTTAGAGGATTCGATTAATTACGCTGAGCTTTATCAACTTTGTAAAGAAATTGTAGAGGGAAAACCTTTTAAGCTTGTTGAAGCTATCGCAGAAAAAATCGCATCTTCATTGTAAAAACAATATAAAAAAATTGAAAGTTGTACAGTAAAAGTAATTAAGCCAGATGCGCCAATACCAGGTCACTTTGAATCTATAGCGATAGAAATAACAAGGAGAAGAACTCAGTAATGAAGCATACAGCATATATTGGGCTTGGTTCAAATATTGAAAACCGAATGGAATATTTAGAGATAGCTGTTAAAACACTTCACCAACATAGTGAAATAAATGTGGTAAATACTTCTTCGATCTATGAAACTGATCCAATTGGTTATGAAGAGCAAGCACTGTTTTTAAATATGGTAGTACAAGTGACTACAAACTTAAACCCTTTTGATTTGTTAAAGGTGTGTTTAAATATTGAAAATAAATTAGGGAGAAAAAGGGATATAAGATGGGGACCACGGACAATAGACCTTGACATTCTCCTCTATAATCATGAAAATATTAAAACAGAGGAACTAATAATTCCTCATCCGCGAATGGACAATCGTGCTTTTGTTATTGTACCATTATTAGAAATTAAACAAAGTAGCAAACTTCCGATCGCTGAAGATCCATTTATTATAAAAGAAGAAAACAAACTTAATAAAGAAGGTGTTCGAATATGGAAGCAGAAAAATGGGGAAGACGTATTCGCGCTTTTCGAAAATTAAAAGGCTATACTCAAGAAAGCTTCGCAAAACAATTGTGCATTTCAGTGTCTATATTAGGTGAGATTGAAAGAGGGAATCGCGTACCTTCTAATGAATTTCTTCACCAAGTGGCTCATCTTTTAAATATAACTGTGGAGGAATTAGCTCCCCCTGAGTTAGAAAACTAAATTTTTAACATTGTAAAGGATGTTGCATTATGCTAAAGATCGGAAATATTAACATAAAAAACCCTGTTGTTTTAGCACCGATGGCTGGTGTTTGCAATTCTGCCTTTCGTCTTACAGTCAAAGAGTTTGGAGCAGGGCTTGTTTGTGCAGAAATGGTTAGTGATAAAGGTATTGTATTTAAAAATGAAAAAACGATGAATATGCTCTATATTGATGAACGAGAAAAGCCATTAAGTCTTCAAATATTTGGCGGTGAAAAAGAAACTCTAGTAGAAGCAGCTAAATTTGTTGAGCAAAATACAAATGCTGATATTATAGATATAAATATGGGGTGTCCCGTTCCGAAAATAACAAAATGCGATGCAGGCGCAAAGTGGTTACTTGATCCAAACAAAATTTACGAAATGGTATCTGCTGTAGTAGATGCTGTAAAAAAACCTGTTACAGTAAAAATGCGTATGGGCTGGGATGAAGATCATATTTTTGCAGTAGAAAATGCAAAGGCTGTTGAGCGGGCTGGAGGTCAAGCAGTGTCTCTACATGGGCGTACTCGTGTGCAAATGTACGAAGGAAAGGCAAATTGGAATATTATTCGTGAAGTTAAGCAAGCAGTTAATATTCCTATTATCGGAAACGGTGACGTTCAAACCCCGCAGGATGCAAAGAGAATGCTTGATGAAACGGGTTGTGATGGTGTAATGATTGGTCGTGCTGCCTTAGGTAATCCGTGGATGATATATCGCACAGTTCAATACCTTCAAACAGGTGTGTTAATGGATGAACCTTCTGTTCGCGAAAAAATCGATGTCTGTATTTTGCATCTGGACCGTTTAATTGCTTTAAAAAACGAACATATTGCTGTAAAAGAAATGCGTAAACATACTGCGTGGTATTTAAAAGGCATTCGTGGTAATGCGAAGGTGCGCAATGCAATAAACGAATGTCATACACGTGATGAACTTGTGTCTTTATTAAACAATCTTGTAACCGAAGTTGAAGAAAAGCAAAAAAATGTACGAGCAGGATAAAGATTTTTAATAAGGAGCTGTCAGTCAATAGCTGACAGTTTTTATTTATAATTATGTAATGTTTGATTGCCTAAGATTGTGTAAAATAATAAAGTATATATAAGATCGATAAAACCTTTTTGAGCGAAATGATTAGATAAAATATTGGAGTTGATTAAGTAATGGGATTAGAAGAGCTGAATGACCAATTAAAAGTAAGACGGGAGAAATTAAGTGCATTACGAGAAAAGGGGATAGACCCGTTTGGAAAGCGGTTTGAACGATCCCATACGGCTAAACAACTATTAGAACAGTATGGGGAATTAGAAAAAGAGGATATTGCAGCTAAAGGTGTTTCTGTTACAATAGCTGGCCGGATTATGACAAAACGAGGAAAAGGAAAAGCAGGTTTTGCCCATATTCAAGATTTAACTGGACAAATCCAAATTTATGTTCGAAAAGATACTGTAGGTGACTCTCAATATGAAGTTTTTAATACAGCAGATATCGGAGACATTGTAGGGGTTGCTGGAACACTTTTTAAAACAAAAGTAGGAGAACTTTCTGTTAAAGTAGGAGACTTCGATCTATTGACAAAATCGTTACGTCCACTCCCTGAAAAATTCCATGGATTAAAAGATGTTGAACAACGTTATCGTCAAAGATACTTGGATTTAACAATGAATCCAGAAAGCAGAGAAACATTCATTACACGCAGTAAGATTATTCAATCTATGCGACGCTACCTTGATAATCACGGTTATTTAGAGGTAGAAACGCCGATGATGCATACAATTGCTGGTGGAGCTTCAGCACGCCCATTTATTACTCACCATAACGCTCTGGATATGCAGTTGTATATGAGAATTGCCATTGAACTTCATTTAAAACGTTTAATTGTTGGTGGATTAGAGAAGGTTTATGAAATTGGTCGAGTATTTAGAAACAAAGGGATATCTACACGCCATAATCCTGAATTTACGATGATCGAGCTATATGAAGCTTATGCAGACTATCGAGATATTATGAGCCTAACAGAAAATTTAATCGCCCACATAGCAAAAGAAGTTCTTGGAACAACAACTATTCAATATGGCGAATATGAAGTTAATCTTGAACCTGAGTGGACTAGACTTCATATGGTAGACGCTATAAAAAAAGAAACTGGAGTCGACTTTTGGAAAGAAACAAGTACCGAAGAGGCCCGTAAATTAGCCGAGGAACATCATGTTGAAATTAACGAAAATATGACTTACGGCCATATCGTCAATGAATTCTTTGAACAAAAGGTGGAAGAAAAGTTAATTCAGCCTACATTTATATACGGGCATCCTGTAGAAATATCACCATTAGCAAAGAAAAATGTGGAGGACCCACGTTTTACAGATCGTTTCGAATTATTTATTGTAGGTCGGGAGCATGCAAATGCATTTACTGAGTTAAATGATCCAATTGATCAACATGAAAGATTTAAAGCTCAGTTACAAGAGCGAGAACAAGGAAATGATGAAGCTCATATGATGGATGATGATTTTATAGAGGCGCTAGAATACGGAATGCCGCCAACAGGTGGATTAGGAATTGGAGTTGACCGTTTAGTGATGCTATTAACAAACTCACCTTCTATTAGAGATGTTTTATTATTTCCATTAATGCGACACCGTTAACACAAATGAAAGGCAAAGCATTTTTTAGAAAAATGCTTTGCTCTTTTGATAATGTAAACAATTTTGGAAAAAAAACTATTGTAATCTTAATTTAAAGGTGGTATATTAATTCCTATCGCCAAAAAAATCAAAAGTTAATTTTTAAAAAAGACATTGACTTTAAAAAAAAAACTTGGTAGACTGTAAAAGTCGCTTATGAGCGACTAACGCAAATTGCTCTTTGAAAACTAAACAAACAAACGTCAACAACAATTTAAACAATTTAAAGTGGAGGCAACTAACCATTTGTTAGAAGCTGACACTTGCCAACGTTAATTTTTTTATTATGAGCGAATCAACGCTCCAAGTTTATTGGAGAGTTTGATCCTGGCTCAGGACGAACGCTGGCGGCGTGCCTAATACATGCAAGTCGAGCGAACTGATCAAAAGCTTGCTTTTGAACGGTTAGCGGCGGACGGGTGAGTAACACGTGGGCAACCTGCCTGTAAGACAGGGATAACTTCGGGAAACCGGGGCTAATACCTGATACTCCTTCTCTTCGCATGGAGAGGAGTTAAAAGATGGCTTCGGCTATCACTTACAGATGGGCCCGCGGCGCATTAGCTAGTTGGTGAGGTAAAGGCTCACCAAGGCGACGATGCGTAGCCGACCTGAGAGGGTGATCGGCCACACTGGGACTGAGACACGGCCCAGACTCCTACGGGAGGCAGCAGTAGGGAATCTTCCGCAATGGACGCAAGTCTGACGGAGCAACGCCGCGTGAGCGAAGAAGGTCTTCGGATCGTAAAGCTCTGTTATTAGGGAAGAACAAGTACCGTTTGAATAAGGCGGTACCTTGACGGTACCTAACGAGAAAGCCACGGCTAACTACGTGCCAGCAGCCGCGGTAATACGTAGGTGGCAAGCGTTGTCCGGAATTATTGGGCGTAAAGCGCGCGCAGGCGGTCCTTTAAGTCTGATGTGAAAGCCCACGGCTCAACCGTGGAGGGTCATTGGAAACTGGGGGACTTGAGTACAGAAGAGGAGAGTGGAATTCCACGTGTAGCGGTGAAATGCGTAGAGATGTGGAGGAACACCAGTGGCGAAGGCGGCTCTCTGGTCTGTAACTGACGCTGAGGCGCGAAAGCGTGGGTAGCGAACAGGATTAGATACCCTGGTAGTCCACGCCGTAAACGATGAGTGCTAAGTGTTAGAGGGTTTCCGCCCTTTAGTGCTGCAGCAAACGCATTAAGCACTCCGCCTGGGGAGTACGGCCGCAAGGCTGAAACTCAAGGAATTGACGGGGGCCCGCACAAGCGGTGGAGCATGTGGTTTAATTCGAAGCAACGCGAAGAACCTTACCAGGTCTTGACATCCTCTGCC from Bacillus aquiflavi includes the following:
- a CDS encoding helix-turn-helix domain-containing protein, which encodes MEAEKWGRRIRAFRKLKGYTQESFAKQLCISVSILGEIERGNRVPSNEFLHQVAHLLNITVEELAPPELEN
- the lysS gene encoding lysine--tRNA ligase; its protein translation is MGLEELNDQLKVRREKLSALREKGIDPFGKRFERSHTAKQLLEQYGELEKEDIAAKGVSVTIAGRIMTKRGKGKAGFAHIQDLTGQIQIYVRKDTVGDSQYEVFNTADIGDIVGVAGTLFKTKVGELSVKVGDFDLLTKSLRPLPEKFHGLKDVEQRYRQRYLDLTMNPESRETFITRSKIIQSMRRYLDNHGYLEVETPMMHTIAGGASARPFITHHNALDMQLYMRIAIELHLKRLIVGGLEKVYEIGRVFRNKGISTRHNPEFTMIELYEAYADYRDIMSLTENLIAHIAKEVLGTTTIQYGEYEVNLEPEWTRLHMVDAIKKETGVDFWKETSTEEARKLAEEHHVEINENMTYGHIVNEFFEQKVEEKLIQPTFIYGHPVEISPLAKKNVEDPRFTDRFELFIVGREHANAFTELNDPIDQHERFKAQLQEREQGNDEAHMMDDDFIEALEYGMPPTGGLGIGVDRLVMLLTNSPSIRDVLLFPLMRHR
- the folK gene encoding 2-amino-4-hydroxy-6-hydroxymethyldihydropteridine diphosphokinase; its protein translation is MKHTAYIGLGSNIENRMEYLEIAVKTLHQHSEINVVNTSSIYETDPIGYEEQALFLNMVVQVTTNLNPFDLLKVCLNIENKLGRKRDIRWGPRTIDLDILLYNHENIKTEELIIPHPRMDNRAFVIVPLLEIKQSSKLPIAEDPFIIKEENKLNKEGVRIWKQKNGEDVFALFEN
- a CDS encoding group II intron maturase-specific domain-containing protein, with amino-acid sequence MNCRPSRSAKRKFKDKLRKLTSRKRPGTFHEIITKINQTTTGWINYYGISNMKSFIKDIQQWLHHRLRQLIWKRWKLVRTKYKMLRKYGINHEDAMKLANTRKGYW
- the dusB gene encoding tRNA dihydrouridine synthase DusB, translated to MLKIGNINIKNPVVLAPMAGVCNSAFRLTVKEFGAGLVCAEMVSDKGIVFKNEKTMNMLYIDEREKPLSLQIFGGEKETLVEAAKFVEQNTNADIIDINMGCPVPKITKCDAGAKWLLDPNKIYEMVSAVVDAVKKPVTVKMRMGWDEDHIFAVENAKAVERAGGQAVSLHGRTRVQMYEGKANWNIIREVKQAVNIPIIGNGDVQTPQDAKRMLDETGCDGVMIGRAALGNPWMIYRTVQYLQTGVLMDEPSVREKIDVCILHLDRLIALKNEHIAVKEMRKHTAWYLKGIRGNAKVRNAINECHTRDELVSLLNNLVTEVEEKQKNVRAG